GTTCGTGCTTGTGCAACGAAACTTTCGTCGTCTTCTTGCCTATTCGAGTATCGACCACGCGGGCATCATGGTGGCCGCGCTTGGTTTCGGCGGCAAACTCGGCGCATTCGGGGCGGTGCTCCACATGCTGTTCCACGCCATCACCAAGCCGTTGATGTTTTTTTGCGCGGGCAACGTGCAACAACACTACGGCACGCCGTTTCTTCGCAAAGTGACGGGTGTCATCCACACGTTGCCGTGGACGGGTGTCCTGTTTCTCGCCGGTACCCTGGCGGTGACAGGCACCCCGCCATTCAGCCTCTTTCAAAGCGAGTTCACCATTCTGAGCGCCGCGCTGACAGGGAAATACAACTGGCAGGCATTTCTTTTCCTCGCGGGCGTTGTAACCATTTTCGCCGGCTTCCTCAACCACATGGCGAAGCTAAATCTTGGAACGCCGCGCTCCGACGCCCCGTCGCCCGTGGCGGAGTGCCCTTGGAAACTGACCGCCATGGCAGCGGTCGGCTCGGGCACGCTGGTACTGGGCTTCTGGCTGCCCGCGCCCGCGCATCAACTCCTACAGGAGGCCGCGCGGATCATCGGAGGAGGTCCGCAGTGAACATCACGCCCGAACTCCAGCCCGTTCTCGCCGACGTGCGCGGGCGCTTTCACGACCGCCTCGACGATGTGCGCGCGCCGCAGCCCAACGAGATTTACCTCGACGCCAGGATCGATCTGGTCGCCGGCTTCTGTGGTCACCTCTACAAAAAGTGGGGAGCGCGGCTCGTCAGCCTGTTCGCCGACGACGCCGGGCCGACGGACGGCGTGTTCCATCTCTACTATGTTTTCGCCCTCGACTCGGCGCACGGTTTTTTCATACTGCGCGTGCCAGTACCGCCGGACCAGCCTGAATTCATGTCCCTCACCAACGCCGTCCACGCGGTCAACTGGCAGGAGCGCGAAGTGCAGGACCTCTTCGGGTTGAAACTTCTGGGCCATCCGAATCCGCGCCGGTGCGCCTTGCACGACGACTGGCCGATCGTGTTTCCGCTCCGCAAGGATTTCGACCTTCATACCCGGCTCCCGCCTTTCGAAGGTGAACGACATCAGTTCCGAGCGGTCGAGGGCGAAGGCGTCTTTCACGTGCCCGTCGGTCCCGTCCATGCCGGCGTCATTGAACCGGGACATTTTCTTTTCAGCGTCGCGGGCGAGCCGGTTCTCTATCTGCAGGTGCGCCTGTTTTATACGCACAAAGGCACCGAGAAGCTTTTCGAAAGCCTCCCCGTGACGCACGGCGTGCGACTGGCCGAAAGCATCTCCGGCGATTCCAGTTTCGCTCATGCGGCGGCATTTTGCCACGCCGTCGAACGGGCCGCACAGTGCGAGGCGCCGCCCCGCGCGCGCGCTTTGCGAACTATCTGCATCGAGCTGGAGCGCATTTACAATCACATCGCCGACATCGGCGCCATCTGCAATGACGTGGCCTTTGTCGCAGCTCACATGCACGCGATTCGACTCAAAGAACGCGTGCTGCGCGTGAACGAAGAACTCACGGGCAGCCGTTTGCTGCGCGGCATGGCCTGCCTTGGTGGCGTGCGATCTGATTT
This sequence is a window from Candidatus Angelobacter sp.. Protein-coding genes within it:
- a CDS encoding proton-conducting transporter membrane subunit — translated: LLVALANNLGIMWVAVEGTTLVSVLLVAFYNDRNSLEAAWKYIIIGSVGISLALFGTIMTYFAAANVVGPDSSGGLNWSLLVTVADRFNPAAMRLAFVLILVGYGTKAGLVPMHTWKPDAYAEAPAPAAALLGAAFINCALYAITRFTILAEKCLGHGFTGTLLVTFGLASILVAAPFVLVQRNFRRLLAYSSIDHAGIMVAALGFGGKLGAFGAVLHMLFHAITKPLMFFCAGNVQQHYGTPFLRKVTGVIHTLPWTGVLFLAGTLAVTGTPPFSLFQSEFTILSAALTGKYNWQAFLFLAGVVTIFAGFLNHMAKLNLGTPRSDAPSPVAECPWKLTAMAAVGSGTLVLGFWLPAPAHQLLQEAARIIGGGPQ
- a CDS encoding NADH-quinone oxidoreductase subunit C, producing MNITPELQPVLADVRGRFHDRLDDVRAPQPNEIYLDARIDLVAGFCGHLYKKWGARLVSLFADDAGPTDGVFHLYYVFALDSAHGFFILRVPVPPDQPEFMSLTNAVHAVNWQEREVQDLFGLKLLGHPNPRRCALHDDWPIVFPLRKDFDLHTRLPPFEGERHQFRAVEGEGVFHVPVGPVHAGVIEPGHFLFSVAGEPVLYLQVRLFYTHKGTEKLFESLPVTHGVRLAESISGDSSFAHAAAFCHAVERAAQCEAPPRARALRTICIELERIYNHIADIGAICNDVAFVAAHMHAIRLKERVLRVNEELTGSRLLRGMACLGGVRSDFDAIQLRALAGLVNELGKEFGELVELIRANSGTRDRLETTGVLKPEVARDLGVVGVAGRASGFDHDLRRDFPHDFYGQVKFTVPVFTEGDVQRRMVVRREELFQSLGILRQVIEQLPDGAFRAPIDDVPPDRVALGYVEGWRGEIFHWIRTAPGNRLARCKVKDPSLQNWPALSEAVLGNIIPDFPVVNKSFNLSYSGTDR